A single region of the Salarchaeum japonicum genome encodes:
- the lysS gene encoding lysine--tRNA ligase: MSSPHVLSDAEYVFWADEIADRIEARDPDDPIVIKGGISPSGVPHLGNMNELARGYFVAEVLRERGHEVRQVFTSDDRDPLRKLPRKLADLDGDIVDLGDVNAGALGKNLGHPYTSIPDPFGCCDSYGAHFSSLIEDSAELLGIPVEMVSNTELYESGAFEDATRHVLANADLARDVLGQYQDKVDASYVPFNPVCENCGKITETVLGIDADGGTVEYECTDLDAGDRTIEGCGHRGTASLRDGKLPWRFEWPAQWQVLGVDFEPFGKDHAEGSWPSGVDIMETVFEDEPPVPMVYEWFTLNGEPFSSSEGNVILVSDVLDLVERDVLRYFFTKEPKKARDFSTERIDLLVDEFDRFERVYFGEVEDASADERELAERVYPLVVDEVRADRIRIPYTFAAVLGMTDDPELREEIARREGHIPEDAPEWAVEEALARVELAREWAERTDNEYNYRINRERLPDVDLDSETEAALDELADFVAEGHDGEEVQGEIYETAKRHDIDIGEFFSVGYRLFFEEEEGPKLGQFLAALDDEFVVARLRRER, from the coding sequence ATGAGCAGTCCACACGTTCTCAGCGACGCGGAGTACGTCTTCTGGGCGGACGAAATCGCCGACCGCATCGAGGCCCGCGACCCCGACGACCCCATCGTCATCAAGGGCGGTATCTCGCCCTCCGGCGTCCCCCACCTCGGGAACATGAACGAACTCGCCCGCGGCTACTTCGTCGCGGAAGTCCTCCGCGAGCGCGGCCACGAGGTTCGACAGGTGTTCACGTCGGACGACCGCGACCCCCTGCGGAAGCTCCCGCGAAAGCTCGCCGACCTCGACGGCGACATCGTCGACCTCGGGGACGTGAACGCCGGCGCGCTCGGGAAGAACCTCGGCCACCCGTACACGTCGATTCCCGACCCGTTCGGGTGCTGTGACTCCTACGGCGCGCACTTCTCCAGCCTCATCGAGGACTCCGCGGAACTCCTCGGCATCCCCGTCGAGATGGTCTCGAACACCGAACTCTACGAGTCCGGCGCGTTCGAGGACGCGACCCGGCACGTGCTCGCGAACGCCGACCTCGCGCGCGACGTGCTCGGCCAGTACCAGGACAAGGTCGACGCGTCCTACGTCCCGTTCAACCCCGTCTGCGAGAACTGCGGGAAGATAACGGAGACCGTCCTCGGCATCGACGCCGACGGCGGGACGGTCGAGTACGAGTGCACCGACCTCGACGCGGGCGACCGCACCATCGAGGGCTGCGGGCACCGCGGAACCGCGAGCCTGCGGGACGGCAAGCTCCCGTGGCGGTTCGAGTGGCCGGCGCAGTGGCAGGTCTTGGGCGTGGACTTCGAGCCGTTCGGGAAAGACCACGCGGAGGGGTCGTGGCCGTCCGGCGTGGACATCATGGAGACCGTGTTCGAGGACGAACCGCCCGTGCCGATGGTGTACGAGTGGTTCACGCTGAACGGCGAGCCGTTCAGTTCCTCCGAGGGGAACGTCATCCTCGTCTCGGACGTGCTCGACCTCGTGGAGCGGGACGTGCTCCGGTACTTCTTCACGAAGGAACCGAAGAAGGCCCGGGACTTCAGCACGGAACGCATCGACCTGCTCGTGGACGAGTTCGACCGCTTCGAGCGCGTGTACTTCGGGGAGGTCGAGGACGCCTCCGCGGACGAGCGCGAACTCGCGGAGCGCGTCTACCCGCTCGTCGTGGACGAGGTTCGAGCGGACCGCATCCGCATCCCGTACACGTTCGCGGCCGTGCTCGGGATGACGGACGACCCCGAACTCCGGGAGGAAATCGCGCGACGCGAGGGCCACATCCCCGAGGACGCGCCCGAGTGGGCGGTCGAGGAGGCGCTCGCGCGCGTCGAACTCGCCCGCGAGTGGGCCGAGCGCACGGACAACGAGTACAACTACCGCATCAACCGCGAGCGCCTCCCCGACGTAGACCTCGATTCGGAGACGGAGGCGGCGCTCGACGAACTCGCGGACTTCGTCGCGGAGGGCCACGACGGCGAGGAGGTGCAGGGCGAAATCTACGAGACGGCGAAGCGCCACGACATCGACATCGGCGAGTTCTTCTCCGTCGGCTACCGGCTGTTCTTCGAGGAGGAGGAGGGGCCGAAGCTCGGGCAGTTCCTCGCCGCGCTGGACGACGAGTTCGTCGTCGCGCGGTTGCGCCGCGAGCGGTAA
- the pyrH gene encoding UMP kinase, whose product MRVVVSIGGSVLAPDLAHERIRAHAAAVERLVEAGCSVGVVVGGGGIAREYIDTARNLGANEIELDDIGISVTRLNARLLISALDDAAPSPAEDYETAGEAMRRGDVAVMGGVTAGQTTDAVGAALAEYTNADLLVYATSVPGVFSADPNEDSSAQRFDSMTASELVDVIGNIEMNAGSSAPVDILAAKLIERSRMRVVVLDGTDPENIVDAVLRGEHDGTDISPDDTTETPALWQE is encoded by the coding sequence ATGCGAGTAGTCGTTTCTATCGGCGGGAGCGTGCTCGCTCCGGACCTCGCGCACGAGCGAATCCGAGCGCACGCCGCCGCCGTCGAACGGTTGGTCGAAGCGGGGTGTTCCGTCGGCGTGGTCGTGGGCGGCGGCGGTATCGCCCGCGAGTACATCGACACCGCCCGGAACCTGGGCGCGAACGAGATCGAACTGGACGACATCGGCATCTCGGTCACCCGACTGAACGCCCGCCTCCTCATCTCCGCGCTGGACGACGCGGCCCCGAGTCCCGCGGAGGACTACGAGACCGCTGGCGAGGCGATGCGGCGGGGGGACGTGGCCGTGATGGGCGGCGTCACCGCCGGCCAGACGACGGACGCCGTCGGCGCGGCGCTCGCGGAGTACACGAACGCCGACCTCCTCGTGTACGCGACGAGCGTGCCCGGCGTGTTCAGCGCCGACCCGAACGAGGACAGTTCCGCGCAGCGCTTCGACTCGATGACCGCGAGCGAACTCGTGGACGTCATCGGGAACATCGAGATGAACGCGGGGTCGAGCGCGCCGGTGGACATCCTCGCGGCGAAACTCATCGAGCGCTCCCGGATGCGCGTCGTCGTGCTCGACGGCACCGACCCCGAGAACATCGTGGACGCCGTGCTTCGCGGCGAGCACGACGGCACGGACATCAGTCCCGACGACACGACCGAGACGCCCGCGCTCTGGCAGGAATGA